From Halomicrobium salinisoli, the proteins below share one genomic window:
- a CDS encoding class I SAM-dependent methyltransferase, which translates to MSDRFEVDREFLFLGRTFEEYLDLFELTVDDVTDGPILDCPGGPSSFTALASALGTETTAVDPMYDRSLDELEAECSESIERNMAQVREKRDLFEFDYYGGVEGRGRFLRAAAERFLSDYERNPDRYVSASLPSLPFADDAFALTLSANLLFLYDDRLDEAFHVDAARELARVTGGELRVFPLASLALERSGLVDPVADALREDGHGVEFVPVDYDLRPTAEEMLVVDCEGNG; encoded by the coding sequence ATGAGTGATCGATTCGAGGTCGACCGGGAGTTCCTGTTCCTCGGTCGGACGTTCGAGGAGTACCTGGACCTGTTCGAGCTGACCGTCGACGACGTGACCGACGGTCCGATACTGGACTGCCCGGGCGGGCCGTCGTCGTTCACCGCCCTCGCGTCGGCGCTCGGGACGGAGACGACAGCCGTCGATCCGATGTACGACCGGTCGCTCGACGAACTGGAAGCGGAGTGTTCCGAGTCCATCGAGCGCAACATGGCGCAGGTACGGGAGAAGCGGGACCTGTTCGAGTTCGACTACTACGGCGGCGTCGAGGGGCGAGGGCGCTTCCTCCGGGCCGCCGCCGAGCGGTTCCTCTCGGACTACGAGCGCAACCCCGACCGGTACGTCTCCGCCTCGCTGCCGAGCCTCCCCTTCGCGGACGACGCCTTCGCGCTGACGCTCTCGGCGAACCTCCTCTTTCTCTACGACGACCGCCTCGACGAGGCGTTCCACGTCGACGCGGCCCGCGAACTCGCCCGCGTGACGGGCGGGGAACTGCGCGTGTTCCCGCTGGCCTCGCTCGCACTGGAGCGGTCTGGCCTCGTCGATCCGGTCGCCGACGCGCTCCGCGAGGACGGCCACGGCGTCGAGTTCGTCCCCGTCGACTACGACCTCCGGCCGACCGCCGAGGAGATGCTGGTCGTCGACTGCGAGGGGAACGGATGA
- a CDS encoding DUF7001 family protein, translated as MVDRVTLYRAPTTVADADEVAGWLEERTDATVTVRDRFLSEYADAGLPEDFAEARVLSPYERETGNTMVGIVRYEERALENPERAGGVIYDGLQVQDALRERIPEGERGLDHLHVPLLDRVVGTWGDHDGRWHKRVNVLGQPALVSVPGLYEAPAKPEQYYKEQQKHAMLSGDAPPREVLEEEVDGEFLVADDPRTTAALKGYVLSAYHYLDTGEDFCEDEDCRLANPHRQPGVVRAQLRDPEFCPEHAERYRTEE; from the coding sequence ATGGTCGACCGGGTCACGCTCTACCGCGCACCGACGACAGTCGCGGACGCCGACGAGGTCGCCGGGTGGCTCGAGGAGCGGACGGACGCGACGGTGACGGTGCGGGACCGCTTTCTCTCCGAGTACGCCGACGCGGGCCTCCCGGAGGACTTCGCGGAGGCCCGCGTCCTCTCGCCGTACGAGCGGGAGACGGGCAACACGATGGTGGGCATCGTCCGCTACGAGGAGCGCGCGCTGGAGAACCCCGAGCGCGCCGGCGGGGTCATCTACGACGGCCTGCAGGTGCAGGACGCGCTCCGCGAACGAATTCCCGAGGGCGAACGCGGGCTGGACCACCTCCACGTCCCGCTGCTGGACCGGGTGGTCGGCACCTGGGGCGACCACGACGGCCGCTGGCACAAGCGCGTGAACGTGCTGGGCCAGCCCGCCCTCGTGTCCGTCCCGGGGCTCTACGAGGCGCCGGCCAAGCCCGAGCAGTACTACAAGGAGCAGCAGAAACACGCCATGCTCTCGGGGGACGCGCCGCCCCGGGAGGTGCTGGAGGAGGAGGTCGACGGCGAGTTCCTGGTCGCCGACGACCCCCGGACGACGGCGGCGCTGAAGGGCTACGTCCTCAGCGCCTACCACTACCTGGACACCGGGGAGGACTTCTGCGAGGACGAGGACTGCCGGCTCGCGAACCCGCACCGCCAGCCGGGCGTCGTCCGCGCGCAGCTACGGGACCCGGAGTTCTGTCCCGAGCACGCCGAGCGCTATCGGACTGAGGAGTAG
- a CDS encoding class I SAM-dependent methyltransferase yields MTDARQFYGRWARLYDALARLPGVRSWRAAAVDELGLSPGDVVVEMGCGTGANLPHARRAVGPEGRVVGLDVTRAMLDRARGRGDADLILADAARPPLAGPVDGLLATFVAGMFADPAAAVDGWCDLVRPGGRVALLHFAPSDRTWARPLNAAYRGFVWLSSTEKRRPSSVATGHRRRVDTAHDRLRERADDYRERRLAGGYLRLASGRVNYSSVR; encoded by the coding sequence GTGACCGACGCGCGGCAGTTCTACGGCCGCTGGGCGCGGCTCTACGACGCGCTAGCGCGCCTCCCGGGCGTCCGGTCCTGGCGTGCCGCTGCCGTCGACGAACTCGGGCTCTCTCCGGGCGACGTCGTCGTCGAGATGGGCTGCGGCACGGGCGCGAACCTCCCGCACGCGCGCCGCGCGGTCGGACCGGAGGGTCGCGTGGTCGGCCTCGACGTGACGAGGGCGATGCTCGACCGGGCGCGCGGCCGCGGCGACGCCGACCTGATTCTGGCCGACGCGGCCCGCCCGCCGCTCGCCGGTCCGGTCGACGGCCTGCTGGCGACGTTCGTCGCGGGGATGTTCGCCGACCCCGCGGCCGCGGTCGACGGGTGGTGCGACCTCGTGCGGCCCGGCGGACGCGTGGCCCTCCTGCACTTCGCGCCCAGCGACCGCACCTGGGCGCGGCCGCTGAACGCCGCCTACCGCGGGTTCGTCTGGCTCTCGTCGACGGAGAAGAGACGGCCGAGTTCGGTCGCCACCGGCCACCGGCGCCGCGTCGACACGGCCCACGACCGCCTGCGCGAGCGCGCGGACGACTACCGGGAGCGGCGGCTTGCCGGCGGCTACCTCCGGCTCGCCAGCGGTCGAGTGAACTACTCCTCAGTCCGATAG
- a CDS encoding thiamine-phosphate synthase family protein: MRFVEEIVVDEFLPTYRSLLADALRERGLTQSEVADLLGISQSAVSKYVHGDVERNERFLNDDDLRDLVDRVAEGLASGEMRPVQALVESEVLIREMERGGPLAQLHEEAVPALADFEGEYAVHDPDSDLREAEQVLASVRRGLRVLENTSGFATLIPAVGSNLAESLSDAGGVEDVAAVPGRIVDVKGRATIPADPEFGVSEHVATVLLAARAAGSDARATLNVAYDEGLLAELDAAGYETVEFEGQADLSDAPDADGPADLDAAVDEALADAPDADVLYHTGGFGVEPIVYLLGPDAPTVAGMVRDVA; encoded by the coding sequence ATGCGCTTCGTCGAGGAGATCGTCGTCGACGAGTTCCTCCCGACCTATCGATCGCTGCTGGCCGACGCGCTCCGCGAACGCGGGCTCACCCAGTCGGAGGTGGCCGACCTTCTCGGGATCAGCCAGAGCGCGGTCTCGAAGTACGTCCACGGCGACGTCGAGCGCAACGAGCGGTTCCTGAACGACGACGACCTGCGGGACCTGGTCGACCGCGTCGCCGAGGGGCTGGCCAGCGGCGAGATGCGGCCGGTCCAGGCGCTGGTCGAGTCGGAGGTGCTGATCAGGGAGATGGAACGGGGCGGCCCGCTCGCGCAGCTCCACGAGGAGGCGGTGCCGGCCCTGGCCGACTTCGAGGGCGAGTACGCGGTCCACGACCCCGACAGCGACCTCCGCGAGGCCGAGCAGGTGCTGGCCTCGGTGCGGCGGGGGCTGCGCGTGCTCGAGAACACGAGCGGCTTCGCGACGCTGATCCCCGCCGTCGGGTCGAACCTCGCCGAGTCGCTCTCCGACGCCGGCGGCGTCGAGGACGTGGCCGCCGTCCCCGGCCGCATCGTCGACGTCAAGGGGCGCGCGACGATTCCCGCGGATCCGGAGTTCGGCGTCAGCGAGCACGTGGCCACCGTCCTGCTGGCGGCGCGGGCGGCCGGCAGCGACGCGCGGGCGACGCTGAACGTGGCGTACGACGAGGGTCTGCTCGCGGAGCTGGACGCCGCGGGCTACGAGACCGTCGAGTTCGAGGGCCAGGCCGACCTGTCCGACGCGCCCGACGCGGACGGACCCGCCGACCTCGACGCGGCCGTCGACGAGGCGCTGGCGGACGCGCCCGACGCCGACGTCCTCTATCACACGGGCGGGTTCGGCGTCGAACCGATCGTCTACCTGCTCGGCCCGGACGCCCCGACCGTGGCCGGGATGGTCCGGGACGTCGCGTGA
- the dcd gene encoding dCTP deaminase has protein sequence MILSDADILRRLEAGDLVIEPLDDPDIQVQPASVDLRLGRDFLEFQHANIPCIHPNSEKETEEYTELTTVEEDGEFILHPGDFVLGTTRERVEIPPDLIAHVEGRSSLGRLAVVVHATAGLCDPGYEGQITLELSNLGTAPVALTPGMRISQLTFTELKTPAERPYGEERGSKYQGQKGPQASKIQGDREFGGDQ, from the coding sequence ATGATCCTCTCGGACGCGGACATCCTGCGGCGACTGGAGGCGGGCGACCTCGTGATCGAACCGCTCGACGACCCGGACATTCAGGTCCAGCCGGCCAGCGTCGACCTCCGGCTCGGCCGGGACTTCCTCGAGTTCCAGCACGCCAACATCCCCTGCATCCACCCCAACAGCGAGAAGGAGACCGAGGAGTACACCGAACTCACCACCGTCGAGGAGGACGGCGAGTTCATCCTCCACCCGGGCGACTTCGTCCTCGGGACGACCCGCGAGCGCGTTGAGATCCCCCCGGACCTCATCGCCCACGTCGAGGGCCGCTCCTCGCTGGGCCGGCTCGCCGTCGTGGTCCACGCCACCGCCGGCCTCTGCGACCCCGGCTACGAGGGCCAGATCACGCTCGAGCTCTCGAACCTCGGGACCGCCCCCGTCGCGCTCACCCCCGGCATGCGCATCTCCCAGCTCACCTTCACCGAACTCAAGACCCCCGCGGAGCGTCCCTACGGCGAGGAGCGCGGCTCCAAGTACCAGGGACAGAAGGGCCCGCAGGCGTCGAAGATACAGGGAGATCGCGAGTTCGGAGGCGACCAATGA
- the pth2 gene encoding peptidyl-tRNA hydrolase Pth2, whose translation MKQAIVARADLGMGEGKLAAQVAHASLMAYEDAVDGARSEWKGQGQKKVVLQASGEEELFRLADAAEREGLPHAVVRDAGHTELDPGTVSALAVGPAADDRVDAVTGDLSLY comes from the coding sequence ATGAAGCAGGCCATCGTCGCCCGCGCCGACCTGGGCATGGGCGAGGGGAAACTGGCGGCGCAGGTCGCCCACGCCTCGCTCATGGCCTACGAGGACGCCGTCGACGGCGCCCGCTCCGAGTGGAAGGGGCAGGGCCAGAAGAAGGTCGTCCTGCAGGCGTCGGGCGAGGAGGAACTGTTCCGCCTGGCCGACGCGGCCGAGCGGGAGGGCCTGCCGCACGCGGTCGTCCGGGACGCCGGCCACACCGAGCTGGACCCGGGCACCGTCTCCGCGCTGGCCGTCGGGCCCGCCGCCGACGACCGCGTCGACGCGGTCACCGGCGACCTGTCGCTGTACTGA
- the psmA gene encoding archaeal proteasome endopeptidase complex subunit alpha, translating to MQGQNQQQAYDRGITIFSPDGRLYQVEYAREAVKRGTASVGVRTADGVVLAADRHARSPLLERESIEKIHKADDHVGIASAGHVADARQLIDLARRQAQVEQLRYGQRIGVEPLTKEITDYIQQYTQTGGARPFGVALLVGGIEDGEPRLFETDPSGTPYEWQAVAIGGDRDEIQSFLEEEYDEGMDLESGIDLALRALDSVSDEGLDASGVDIATVDVESEQFRSLDEGDVADRVDEFEPTGGEDDE from the coding sequence ATGCAAGGTCAGAACCAACAGCAGGCGTACGACCGCGGGATCACTATCTTCTCCCCGGACGGACGCCTCTATCAGGTCGAGTACGCCCGCGAGGCCGTCAAGCGAGGCACCGCGAGCGTCGGCGTGCGGACCGCCGACGGCGTGGTGCTCGCCGCGGACCGGCACGCGCGGTCCCCGCTGCTCGAACGCGAGAGCATCGAGAAGATCCACAAGGCCGACGACCACGTCGGTATCGCCAGCGCCGGCCACGTGGCCGACGCCCGCCAGCTGATCGACCTCGCGCGCCGCCAGGCCCAGGTCGAGCAGCTCCGGTACGGTCAGCGCATCGGCGTCGAGCCGCTGACCAAGGAGATCACGGACTACATCCAGCAGTACACCCAGACGGGCGGCGCGCGCCCGTTCGGCGTCGCGCTGCTGGTCGGCGGCATCGAGGACGGCGAGCCGCGCCTCTTCGAGACCGACCCCTCCGGCACGCCCTACGAGTGGCAGGCCGTCGCCATCGGCGGCGACCGCGACGAGATCCAGTCGTTCCTCGAGGAGGAGTACGACGAGGGCATGGACCTGGAGAGCGGCATCGACCTCGCCCTGCGGGCGCTGGACTCCGTCAGCGACGAGGGCCTCGACGCCTCCGGCGTCGACATCGCCACGGTCGACGTCGAGTCCGAGCAGTTCCGCTCGCTCGACGAGGGCGACGTCGCCGACCGCGTCGACGAGTTTGAGCCCACCGGAGGTGAGGACGATGAGTGA
- the psmB gene encoding archaeal proteasome endopeptidase complex subunit beta, with amino-acid sequence MSEFTEDPYEPELGSFEDVQESPTDADDDAVAKTGTTTVGITTEDGVVIATDRRASLGGRFVSNKNVQKVEQIHETAALTLVGSVGGAQSFIRTLRSEADLYEVRRGEPMSMDALATLAGNFARGGPFFAINPILGGVDEEGSHVFSIDPAGGVLEDDYTVTGSGTMVATGTIEGQYDPEMSVEDARALAISAVEAAAERDTGSGNGVVIAEVTADGVQIDRFDDYDSAA; translated from the coding sequence ATGAGTGAATTCACCGAGGACCCCTACGAACCGGAGCTCGGCTCGTTCGAGGACGTCCAGGAGTCGCCGACCGACGCCGACGACGACGCGGTCGCCAAGACCGGCACCACGACCGTCGGCATCACCACCGAGGACGGCGTCGTCATCGCGACGGACCGCCGCGCCTCGCTGGGCGGCCGCTTCGTCTCCAACAAGAACGTCCAGAAGGTCGAGCAGATCCACGAGACCGCGGCGCTGACGCTCGTCGGGAGCGTCGGCGGCGCCCAGTCGTTCATCCGGACGCTGCGCTCCGAGGCCGACCTCTACGAGGTCCGCCGCGGCGAGCCGATGTCCATGGACGCGCTGGCGACGCTGGCGGGCAACTTCGCCCGCGGCGGCCCGTTCTTCGCCATCAACCCCATCCTGGGCGGCGTCGACGAGGAGGGCAGCCACGTGTTCAGCATCGACCCCGCCGGCGGCGTCCTCGAGGACGACTACACCGTCACCGGCTCCGGGACGATGGTCGCCACCGGTACCATCGAGGGCCAGTACGACCCCGAGATGAGCGTCGAGGACGCACGCGCGCTCGCGATCAGCGCCGTCGAGGCCGCCGCCGAGCGCGACACCGGCTCCGGCAACGGCGTCGTCATCGCCGAGGTCACCGCCGACGGCGTCCAGATCGACCGGTTCGACGACTACGACTCCGCGGCCTGA
- the truD gene encoding tRNA pseudouridine(13) synthase TruD — translation MREAHPIERAVGIDHYVSDAEGIGGRLRDRPADFRVTELEAFDAEPVDADVGAYPHLVVRVTLRNWDTNDFASTLSDRLGVSRERVSWAGTKDKRAVTTQLFSVKDVDPDDLPEVDGAEIEVVGRAGRPVLFGDLAGNRFEITVRETERPDAAAAVTDDLRAFAGAEEVDAGSDGATDGAATVGVPNYFGQQRFGSRRPVTHEVGLAILREDWEGAVMAYVGNPHEREPERTQEAREYIDETRDWQGALDRLPRSLGYERSICHRLVDNGGDEPADFRAALEELPSNLQTLFVNAAQSSLFNRILSERLARGLPFDRPVEGDVVCFSDRDAPEGLALPDPDRTQRVSGERLRTVDRHCERGRAFVTAPLIGTETELADGEPGEIEREVLSEAGIEPSDFDLPGEWHSEGTRRAILVRTDLGVERDGDVVSFAFDLPKGSYATVLLREYLKRDPEAL, via the coding sequence ATGCGCGAGGCCCACCCCATCGAGCGCGCGGTCGGGATCGACCACTACGTCAGCGACGCGGAGGGCATCGGCGGTCGCCTCCGCGACCGGCCCGCGGACTTCCGCGTGACCGAACTGGAGGCGTTCGACGCCGAACCGGTCGACGCCGACGTCGGCGCCTACCCGCACCTCGTCGTCCGGGTCACGCTGCGCAACTGGGACACCAACGACTTCGCGTCGACGCTGTCGGACAGGCTGGGGGTCTCGCGCGAGCGCGTCTCCTGGGCCGGGACCAAGGACAAGCGCGCGGTGACGACCCAGCTGTTCTCCGTGAAGGACGTCGATCCGGACGACCTCCCCGAGGTCGACGGCGCCGAGATCGAGGTGGTCGGCCGCGCCGGCCGCCCGGTCCTGTTCGGCGACCTCGCCGGCAACCGCTTCGAGATTACGGTGCGGGAGACCGAGCGGCCCGACGCAGCGGCGGCGGTCACCGACGACCTCCGGGCGTTCGCGGGCGCGGAGGAGGTCGACGCGGGGAGCGACGGCGCGACGGACGGAGCAGCCACCGTCGGCGTCCCCAACTACTTCGGCCAGCAGCGCTTCGGCAGCCGTCGGCCCGTCACCCACGAGGTCGGGCTGGCGATCCTCCGGGAGGACTGGGAGGGCGCAGTCATGGCCTACGTCGGGAACCCCCACGAGCGCGAACCCGAGCGGACGCAGGAGGCGCGGGAATATATCGACGAGACCCGGGACTGGCAGGGCGCCCTGGACCGGCTGCCGCGGTCGCTGGGCTACGAGCGATCGATCTGTCACCGACTCGTGGACAACGGCGGCGACGAGCCCGCGGACTTCCGGGCGGCGCTGGAGGAACTGCCGTCGAACCTCCAGACGCTGTTCGTCAACGCCGCCCAGTCGTCCCTGTTCAACCGGATCCTCTCGGAGCGGCTGGCGCGCGGCCTGCCCTTCGACCGACCCGTCGAGGGCGACGTCGTTTGCTTCTCCGATCGGGACGCTCCCGAAGGGCTGGCGCTGCCCGACCCCGACCGGACCCAGCGGGTGAGCGGTGAGCGCCTGCGGACCGTCGACCGCCACTGCGAGCGCGGTCGGGCCTTCGTCACGGCGCCGCTGATCGGGACGGAGACCGAACTCGCGGACGGCGAGCCCGGCGAGATAGAGCGCGAGGTGCTTTCCGAGGCCGGGATCGAGCCGTCGGACTTCGACCTGCCCGGAGAGTGGCACTCCGAGGGAACGCGCCGGGCGATTCTCGTCCGGACGGACCTCGGCGTCGAGCGCGACGGCGACGTCGTCTCGTTCGCCTTCGACCTGCCGAAGGGGAGCTACGCGACCGTCCTCCTGCGGGAGTACCTCAAGCGCGACCCCGAGGCGCTGTAG
- a CDS encoding DUF2103 domain-containing protein, with product MDCRHCASPLDRPGDYCLVCRSRNADTAVLELDRERATVTAIADGEVVGARTITTTPEEGGEDGVIELRNFAGLIADDVRRKRPEEVYVTGDREVVDAVRGQLHYPFYRVEGDDPVERVIERRGEPALEVVDTAPEEKLGGSHSTLVGGREGQRAIRTAAAHPHVKKVIPGPIDAGGSGSRTGVRAKATRADEHGNVRLLIRDGSSVQENRIVTTAGDRELGEHVRADLNDALAEADLRD from the coding sequence ATGGACTGTCGGCACTGCGCGTCGCCGCTGGACCGACCGGGCGACTACTGCCTGGTCTGTCGGTCGCGCAACGCCGACACGGCGGTGCTGGAACTCGACCGCGAGCGGGCGACCGTGACCGCCATCGCCGACGGCGAGGTAGTGGGCGCGCGGACGATCACGACCACGCCGGAGGAGGGCGGTGAGGACGGCGTGATCGAACTGCGGAACTTCGCGGGGCTGATCGCCGACGACGTCCGCCGGAAGCGCCCGGAGGAGGTGTACGTCACGGGCGACCGCGAGGTGGTCGACGCTGTCCGCGGACAGCTACACTACCCCTTCTACCGCGTCGAGGGCGACGACCCCGTCGAGCGGGTCATCGAACGGCGCGGCGAGCCCGCGCTGGAGGTCGTCGACACGGCACCGGAGGAGAAGCTCGGCGGCTCGCACTCGACGCTGGTGGGGGGTCGCGAGGGCCAGCGTGCGATCAGGACCGCGGCGGCCCATCCCCACGTCAAGAAGGTCATCCCCGGCCCCATCGACGCCGGCGGGTCGGGATCGCGGACGGGGGTGCGCGCGAAGGCCACCCGCGCCGACGAGCACGGCAACGTCCGCCTGCTGATCCGCGACGGCTCCAGCGTCCAGGAGAACCGGATCGTGACGACGGCCGGCGATCGCGAACTGGGCGAGCACGTCCGCGCTGACCTCAACGACGCGCTGGCCGAGGCGGACCTGCGGGACTGA
- a CDS encoding 50S ribosomal protein L37ae, with protein sequence MAEQKGRTGSAGRFGARYGRVARRRVAEIEDDMRDEHTCPDCGEDRVERQGTGIWECGYCGYKYTGGTYRPQTPGGKTVTRSIRAALAEDDDE encoded by the coding sequence ATGGCCGAACAGAAGGGACGCACCGGCAGCGCCGGCCGCTTCGGCGCCCGCTACGGGCGCGTCGCTCGCCGCCGCGTCGCCGAGATCGAGGACGACATGCGCGACGAGCACACCTGCCCCGACTGCGGGGAGGACCGCGTCGAGCGCCAGGGCACCGGCATCTGGGAGTGTGGCTACTGCGGCTACAAGTACACCGGCGGCACGTACCGCCCGCAGACCCCCGGCGGCAAGACCGTCACCCGGTCGATCCGCGCCGCCCTCGCCGAGGACGACGACGAATGA
- a CDS encoding DNA-directed RNA polymerase subunit P, with protein sequence MSYKCSRCKRDVTLDEYGGVRCPYCGHRVLLKERSRDVKEVDVQ encoded by the coding sequence ATGAGCTACAAGTGTTCACGCTGCAAGCGCGACGTGACGCTCGACGAGTACGGCGGCGTTCGCTGCCCCTACTGCGGACACCGGGTGCTCCTCAAGGAGCGCTCGCGGGACGTCAAGGAAGTCGACGTTCAGTAG
- a CDS encoding KEOPS complex subunit Pcc1, translated as MNHEAVLSFAYDDAQRARRVADSVRPEVDEIAGDRTRATLELDGDAVTVTVEAEDLTALRAGLNTWQRLVAVAERAGDAAPA; from the coding sequence GTGAACCACGAGGCGGTTCTCTCCTTCGCGTACGACGACGCCCAGCGGGCGCGCCGGGTCGCCGACAGCGTCCGGCCCGAGGTGGACGAAATCGCCGGCGACCGCACCCGGGCGACGCTGGAACTGGACGGCGACGCCGTCACCGTCACGGTGGAGGCCGAGGACCTGACGGCGCTGCGGGCCGGCCTGAACACCTGGCAGCGCCTCGTCGCCGTCGCCGAGCGCGCCGGCGACGCCGCGCCGGCCTGA
- a CDS encoding aldo/keto reductase, translating to MDLPPVGLGTMGIEEPEPVATALETGYRHLDTAQIYGNEAVVGEGLAASDVDREDVTVATKLWVDSLAAEDVRAGTEASLDRLGLDYVDLLYVHRPRGDYEPGETLPALDAVREDGLARGIGVSNFTPDQLATAREHLDAPVAANQVEFHPYYQEPGALADAREHGYPLVAYSPLIGGEVFDDPVLGEVAEKHGVSPAAVSVAWLCDTAGVVTIPKASSEAHLRANLAAADIDLDDEDVERIEGIDREAELYPE from the coding sequence ATGGACCTCCCACCGGTCGGTCTCGGGACGATGGGCATCGAGGAGCCGGAGCCCGTCGCGACCGCGCTCGAGACGGGGTATCGCCACCTCGACACCGCGCAGATCTACGGCAACGAGGCCGTCGTCGGCGAGGGTCTCGCGGCCAGCGACGTGGACCGCGAGGACGTCACCGTCGCGACGAAGCTCTGGGTAGACAGCCTCGCGGCCGAGGACGTCCGCGCGGGCACCGAGGCCAGCCTCGACCGCCTCGGCCTCGACTACGTCGACCTGCTGTACGTCCACCGCCCGCGCGGCGACTACGAGCCCGGCGAGACGCTGCCGGCGCTCGACGCGGTCCGCGAGGACGGGCTCGCGCGCGGGATCGGCGTCTCGAACTTCACGCCCGACCAGCTCGCGACGGCCCGGGAGCACCTCGACGCGCCCGTCGCGGCCAATCAGGTGGAGTTCCACCCCTACTATCAGGAACCGGGCGCGCTCGCGGACGCCCGGGAGCACGGTTACCCCCTCGTCGCGTACTCTCCGCTGATCGGCGGCGAGGTCTTCGACGACCCCGTCCTCGGCGAGGTCGCCGAGAAACACGGCGTCTCGCCGGCCGCGGTCAGCGTCGCCTGGCTCTGCGACACGGCGGGCGTCGTCACGATTCCGAAGGCCAGCTCCGAGGCGCACCTCCGGGCGAACCTCGCGGCGGCCGACATCGACCTGGACGACGAGGACGTCGAGCGCATCGAGGGGATCGACCGCGAGGCGGAGCTGTACCCCGAGTGA
- a CDS encoding prefoldin subunit beta produces the protein MQGNLPPEAQEKLEELQDLQETAQQVASQKQQAETQLQESETALEELDDIDEDATMYREVGELLVKTDYAEAKEDLEEKVDSLGVRVDTLEKQEERVREQFEDLQGELQQMLGGGGGPGGAPGPGAGGA, from the coding sequence ATGCAGGGTAATCTGCCGCCCGAAGCACAGGAGAAGCTGGAGGAACTGCAGGACCTACAGGAGACGGCACAGCAGGTCGCGAGCCAGAAGCAGCAGGCCGAGACGCAGCTCCAGGAGTCCGAGACGGCGCTGGAGGAGCTCGACGACATCGACGAGGACGCCACCATGTACCGCGAGGTCGGCGAACTCCTCGTGAAGACGGACTACGCCGAGGCCAAGGAGGACCTCGAGGAGAAGGTCGACAGCCTCGGAGTCCGCGTCGACACCCTCGAGAAGCAGGAGGAGCGCGTCCGGGAGCAGTTCGAGGACCTGCAGGGCGAGCTCCAGCAGATGCTCGGCGGCGGTGGCGGTCCGGGCGGCGCACCCGGTCCGGGCGCCGGCGGCGCGTAA
- a CDS encoding DUF3194 domain-containing protein encodes MPTDGSTAGEPSPDEAVSAAADAAEDVVFSRLDRGDIDDLDVTVTFEDGVLDVDVYVNAPESRQDEDRVADDAAMAARAAVDELFE; translated from the coding sequence ATGCCGACTGACGGATCGACCGCGGGCGAGCCGTCGCCCGACGAAGCGGTCTCGGCGGCCGCCGACGCGGCCGAGGACGTCGTCTTCTCGCGGCTCGACCGGGGGGACATCGACGACCTCGACGTGACGGTGACCTTCGAGGACGGCGTGCTCGACGTCGACGTCTACGTCAACGCGCCGGAGAGCCGCCAGGACGAGGACCGCGTGGCCGACGACGCGGCGATGGCGGCACGGGCCGCCGTCGACGAACTCTTCGAGTGA
- a CDS encoding bifunctional nuclease family protein, whose amino-acid sequence MEHEATVEGVGIGVGEEGSGAPVVLLRARDEVIPIFVSSDQAQSMQLAIEGEPFERPLTHDLMVEMIAEFGAAIDRVRIDDLADGTFYAKIDTEQYLGDRRKEMVFDARPSDGIAVHLRVDCPLIVSDEVIDEAGQPPEAFEEAAEGGEDDESDFKL is encoded by the coding sequence ATGGAACACGAGGCCACGGTGGAAGGCGTCGGGATCGGCGTCGGCGAGGAGGGGTCCGGCGCCCCGGTCGTCCTGCTGCGGGCCCGCGACGAGGTGATCCCCATCTTCGTCAGCTCCGACCAGGCCCAGTCGATGCAGCTGGCCATCGAGGGGGAGCCCTTCGAGCGGCCGCTGACCCACGACCTGATGGTGGAGATGATCGCCGAGTTCGGCGCGGCGATCGACCGCGTCCGCATCGACGACCTCGCGGACGGCACCTTCTACGCCAAGATCGACACCGAGCAGTACCTGGGCGACCGCCGCAAGGAGATGGTGTTCGACGCCCGCCCCTCCGACGGCATCGCCGTCCACCTGCGCGTCGACTGCCCGCTGATCGTCTCCGACGAGGTGATCGACGAGGCCGGCCAGCCGCCCGAGGCCTTCGAGGAGGCCGCCGAGGGGGGCGAGGACGACGAGAGCGACTTCAAGCTGTGA